A stretch of DNA from Drosophila virilis strain 15010-1051.87 chromosome 5, Dvir_AGI_RSII-ME, whole genome shotgun sequence:
GCGAAAAACTGCAGCGCGATCTGCGCAGCTGTCTGCGTCGCAATCCCCGCGCTACATGCCGCGTACTCCGTGCCCCGTGCCCGTACTCTACCATTGTCGCCcacgcgtgtgtgtatgcttatCTGGCCGTCAGAATCGGtagcttgtttgtttttggcgcAGGCTACCTTATAGAAACGGCAGCCTTCCAGTCTTCCAGCCTGCCAGCCTTCCAGTCTGTCATtaaatgcagcaaaaaaataagaaatagtTAGTGACCAGTTTGACCGTCTCCTTCTCTCTCCCGTTCCCTCTCTCTTACGCGCTCTGCTTCTGTTTCGTTGCGTGCGCgtttgtgcatttgtgtgtgcgtgtgtgtgtgtgtttctgcaGCAGTAAAAGTGGAAAACGCgcatcaattaaattaaatgctctTAAATATCTGCACGATTGGCCCACAGTGCGACAATTTCGCATCAATTGAAGCGCAGGAAAATGCTGCAATTAATTCAACGCGTTAAATTTCCCACTTGGTTGAGCTTTTCCCCCCACAAATAAAGCCCAAATGGCGAGTGCGATTCGAACCAGTTTTCCATTGAACCAAATTAACTgcacataaatttgtattgGAATCTgtgttacaacaacaacaacaccaacaacaacaacaacaagtacaacGAAGcagagcaaaaacaaaacaagcaaaatcTAACCATAAACGCTTTGATTTATGTGTGATTACAAAAAACGcgacaaataaataaattatagcgaaaataaaaaatataaaaaaaaggctgCGCCTGCGTTTGGTTCCCTTGCCAAACCCCTTTGCGCCCCCGCTAACCCCCGCctctggctggcaaattaATACGAAATATGTTCAAATCCTAATTTATgtgtgcatacacacacacacccacacacagacacacacatatgtatgcctgagtgaaatataaatacaaatcaagCGAAAACAAAGCAGATAACAAAACGTCTCAAAAGGATTTTATACTTCATTTCTTGGCCACATTATGGAtacaacaaatcaaatgcatttggAGCTCGAAAGGTGAGTCGAACAGATCTCGAATGCTGATAATTAAAAacatgattttattatttatctcAACTTTGAGTTTTGTTCAAATTTCgttgaaatatttaagcttataaaatatttgcaatatatTTAAGAGGGTTCGAATTTTGTCCTCCCttgttatttatgtataaatgGGCAATCAACAAATCCCAACTTCTCGATCAGAATCAGAATTAtcagaatttttttttggcatttaaacattCTCAAATTTATACAGAAAGAGCCTGACAGAAAGATACTCTGTATAAGCTAGCTTAAAGTGCATTCTACTTGTTTTAATACGGATTGCGGGTTGCCTGATGCTTATGTAAAAGCATACCTGTGTGTATCTAATTATGTTAATAccttataattaaaatacaaacgCACGAATATTCTAATCCCATCAGGAGAAACAGACATATTGCAGTGCATCGGAAATCAACTTGGTATTCGTTTTGTGTCCGTGTAAAAGTGGGcttattaaattgaattaacaCTTAACTTAAGAGTAGAGCATGAAGACATGCGAGGtgacttgaattcatgagaatcgcatagaagggaaACATATTTATAGCGCAGCGATCGGTTAACTTGTTCTGCGTTTGATCTAAGATAACATATGCAaacacatacatttacacatgcacatacctTCTTCCCATTTGTACTTATTGAAGCAATGCAAGGCAacttgaatttatgagaatcgcatagaagagTAGCCTTTCAAATCTGCAAAATATGCAGTTAACTTGTTCTGCGTTGTCTGTGATACCATATGCCAAGACATACATTACATACTTATCTTGTACTCACACCTTTCTCTTATTTGTACTCATTAtcgtacagggtatttataGCTAATGTTAGACTTGCAAGCTACAAACTTCTCTTTATTTTAGTATAGTTATAAATTGTACAATTAATGTTTGTTTTAGCTTGCGCCATcaaagtttatttgttttaatttgagtGTTGATCAAATTTGTAttcattaaacaaaaacaaacaaatcgcatatttaatttgcacCTCAAATTAACCGAAGGTTGTGGTTGGGGGAAGGCAGGCCGCATCACACATAGGCATAGTTGGCGATGTGGCCGATAAAGACAATCGAATCTTTGTATTTAATGGCAAAGGCAAACGGATGATCCGCCTCGAATTTCTTGGTGCGCGAGAAGAAGCTCTTCAGAACTGAAAGagttgatttatatttatatggtcCGAGTACCTGGACAGTTTTTGTAGCTTACCACCCGACTCTAGAGGCTGTTCGACGCCCGCCTCAGACACCTCGACATGTGCCTTGTGCTCCACGCTGTTGATGAAGTGGCTCACGAACATGCGGTACATGTTACCAAAGTCGCCGTTGCGCGAGAACATGGTCGTAATGCCCAGCTGgacaatagaaaatatatacgaTAGATGAATGTCTTAGGTTTCCAAATATCTAGTTCAGTTTTCTCCTCAATCTCTCACCTGCTTGAAGGGCTGCTCCAGGCTGACGCCAAAGGTCACACTGAACTTGGGCAGCTCCACCTCGACTTTGTGCTGACTCATGTCGCCAATCTCGCTGAGCAGGTTCTTGCCCACCAGGCTCTGCTGCAGTGCACGCAGTCCGTCCTTGCGATTGGGCAGCAGCACAATCATGGAATAGTCGGCATTCTGATAGGGCAGCTCCAGGACCTTGGCGTCCAGGCTGCTCACCTCGGCATAGTTAAAGTTCTGCAGCGTCCACATGGTCTCCACCTGAACGGTCTGCCCGTTGCCGGTGCGGAACGAGCGCTTTTGGGTCTTGTCCGGCTTGAATGCCTTCTGCCAGGGCGCCGCATACGTGACGCCGTTCACAATGACGCCCTCCGTGCGATCGTTGAGCAGCTCCGGCTTGAGTATGTCCGTAATCTGATTGTTCGTCTTGGTCGCAATCGCCCGATTGATGCTATCCGCCGTGCGCTTGTTATAGGGCGGATGGAAGTCCAGCTTGTCAATGTTCGAGTCGAACTGACGCTGCGCCACATCCCGAAAGCCGCCCTTAAACTCCAGATTCTCGTTGATGTAGATATTGTTGGCCAGTCGCAGATTGTTGTCACGCGTCAGCGCCTGCTGGAAGCTGCCATGCCGCTGCGACACCTGATCCGCATCGCCAATGCCCAGCCACATGCCCTCCTTCAGCTCAATGGCCGTTTGGCCCTTGGCCCCGTAAAAGGCCAGCGCCATGGAGCTCTGTATGGCCGCGGTGCCAATCACAATGTTCTCATTGAGCCGCTCCGCGCCCACCGCATTGTAGAGATCGGCGGCCAGCAGATTGCGATCGCGAGCGGCATCCACGCCCGATAAGGTTTTTGCCTGGCAACAGCCAACGATTGCCAGGAAGACTGAAAAACGAATTGCAACAAAGGCAAATTTGTGGaaaattcaacaaaatttGGGTGAAATAAACTCCAGTCAAATATCTTACAAATTGTAGCTATAAAGAGCATCCAtagaagaaatttctttgagaTAGAAATATTTCGTTCATAAGTGAGTAGATATTCCCACAAATCAGATTGATGAGATATATTTGTTTGAACATATTAGATACTCTGTATAGTAAATGAATTAGTTGCAGATCTCTTAAACTCTCGGACAGACAGAAGTtgtcatcatcaacagcagctgtcACATATCTGCATATTGAACCAATATTTCGGaataaaaatccaatttaattgtgtgcttgtgttcTGTTTGTCTATTGAGAACCTTGATTCTGTTGTGACAGACTATAAACAGCCCATTAATTCTGTATGCCCTAGCTTTAAGGTATTATAAATGTGTCATGAAGTGTGTaacacagtaaaaaaaaaaaaaaacaaaagacacaATTGCGAGTCCATAAACCTTAAGAGACGTATCTTATCTGAACTGATTTCTTATCTTTTGAACGGGAAGTACCGCATCTAATCTCAACTGATTCCTTAGCTGATCTGACTAAGCGAACTGATCTCGCAGTTGAGATATGCTCCGGGGGGAAGAGCGGAAAGTTCGGACAAGTCCGTCAGATCGGGCTGCTGTATGTATATAGCATGTATATAGCATTTGAATTATCAGCTTACGATTGAATTGCGCCTTAAACTTCTCAAAATAACTTAAGTAGGGTAACAGAACTTCGTCGTCATTTAGCTGTTGGCTGTTCTTTTTGTGgtttattgtaatttttatCAATCAAACGAGCCATAAATATTGTCACTTCGGTTTTCGTAGGCCATTGAGAcgggttttttgtttatttatgagtTTTGAGTACAAGTTTATAAAGATcgtatatagcatatataggcaataatTGAGGCTTACGTAATAGGCACTGCACTGCTTTGAACGACATGATTgtctaaatttatatatacatatattatatatacagagAAACTTTTTGCTTGATTGATAATTCGCGTCGTCGTGCGTTGAGCGTCTGAATGTGTACTGAATTTGCGGCGGGCTGTGAGATTCTTTGGAGCTGCGACTACGTCTTGGATTCTCCACTTAGCTGGGCGGCTGagtgttattttgttttcgtttttgtagttttgtttACCGATCGTTTATCACCTTGGCGAGGCGCTGATAAGCCGACAACCTTTGCCCGATGCAGGCATTAGACTCCTCCCCGGCTCTAGATGTCGACCACATGGCCGGCGAGCAGCAGCGTTTTGTCATTGCCGATGGCATAGAAGAACGGATGATTGATCACCAGCGACAAGGTGCTGCGAAACAGATCGGTAAAGGCAGCCACTGTAAGGAGACAAGCACAAAAGTGCAGCTGTTTAATGCGAGCTTCCAATCCGTAAACTTGGACGACTTACCAAAAGTTTGCTCGGCCTCGCCGCCCGCCTCCTGCAGCTCGAGCAGCACCGTGTGCGGCACGGCTGTCAAATGTGGCGCCGAGCTGGATAAAAGCGAGCTGAAAACCTTGTGAAGTTGAGCCTCGGGCGTAAATAGCTTGGCCAGGCCCAGCTGCAagcagagagacagagagagagagagaaactaGAAATTAGAATGTTCCGTTTGGTTGTTTAGTTCGGATAATCTTCACCTGCTCCAGCATGGAGCGCAGCTCGGTGTGCGCCAATAAACTGAACTTGGGCAGCGTCAGAGACAACTTGCGCTCGGTGAGCTGAcgacgcagctgctgcagatcCAAGCGCTGCAGCTGGCTCTCCAATGTGGCCAATCCCTGAAAACGATTGGGATAAATGATGAGCAGACTCAAGCCGGCCGTGGCAAAGGGCAGCTCAACCACTCTGGCATCCAGTGCGGGCATCTCTGCGTATCGGAAGCGATGTTGCAGGAACATGGCATCGACCAGCTTGGGCGTCTGGCCCGAGCTGAAGAAGTTGATGCGCTGCGTCTGCTGCGGATCGAAAGCCTGCGCCCAAGGTGCGCGCAATGTCAGCGCCGAGACATGCAAAAAGGGCGTGTCCGAGCCGCTGCTCGACTCCAGCAAGCCAACGCTGACCAGCTCGCCCACGCTGTAATTGCTGCGCCTGAGAAACTCATAGTTAATCTCCTGCGCCGCACTCGCCCAGTTGCCAAAGTCCAGACGCTGCACGTCTATGCCCAGCGCCGCGGCACGCGCCTCAAACTCGTCCCGAAAGCTGAACGTGTAGCGCTGCTGCGTATAGAACTTGCTCAGCAGATGCAGATGGCAGCCACctcctgctgcctgctgcttcaGCTCGCCCAGGAGCTGCTCGAACTGGCGCTGTGCCTGCTCCGCGCTGCCCAATTGCTGCAGCTCAAGCGCCacgcgcagctgctgcgccgCTACCGCCGAGTCGGGCGTGATCCCAGCATAGAGTAGGGTTAAAGccgcctgcagcagcagcggggaGACGGCCACGTTGCTGTGCGGCTGCGCCAGACCCAAGCTGCTGGCCAGGCGCAGCCCGAAGCGTTCGCTGGAGCTGCtcaatgctgttgctgccggaTTGCCGCGCGCACGGCTACTGATCAGCAGcacggcgactgcgactagCAGTTGTCTCCAGTTGTCGTAGATCATGCTCCCGGCTATTTGGGTATTCCCAAGCTTTCCGACTAAGTTCAAGCAGCGGCTGTTATTGCCGCCAGAGCTCACActcaattaaaagcaaaacacaAGCAAGCTGGAAAATCTACACACAATCACATTGAGCCGGTTTTAGAGATACACACAAAAACCACTCGAAGatgcttttaattgaaattcttcGCTGATAtgagtagtagtagtagtagaaGTAGGAGAGAGGAGGCCGAGGGGCGGACCATGACAGCTGAATGAAACGAATTAAACGATAGTCTGGTTGATTCTCTATCGATTGACCTAATTGGCAGCCGTGCCCAGAATCAAGCTCAGAGACATTagaagaataaataaatataatctaTTCCAAGAGAGAACATAAGAATTTCATTGTAATACTCTATAAAGCAGGTTTATCGGTTGCCTTAAGAAATAGAcagcatatatgcatataaaactAAAGTAAACAAGTTAATTATTTCCCTGTCGAGAAGCTAGTTCAAGATATAAGTATTCATCAAGTACAGAAATAACGAATAGCTTTTCTCCTCTCTCCGATTCGCAGATATCTGTAAGTCCGTTAGCCATATATCTAAGTCTGATATACTAATATCTTACAGAACTGATTTTCAGTTCCAGcttaaaacattattttcaGCTAAATGCTTGAGATTTTCACCACGATTTATTGCCATAAGCGTATTTCTATTTAGTCTGTGACAATCTGAAGCTCACTCTCATTTTTCATTGCACGAGATACTCGTTTTCTTATCAATTGTTTTgcgaataaacaaatatatttatgcgaTAAATGGTTCAAGTTCGCATAGCCCCAGTCTCTTCAGCCGCCCCCCGCTCAGCTACTTGTTGCATTTTGCGTTAAgtagcaaataaaatatgatgcCATTTTCTTGATTGCCGCTTCATTAGTTtaattgttggtttttttgtttatgttttgtgttttttatattttttaaacgGGATTTTTGCATTACTCATAGAGCATCAGTTCTATATAAAGCTGGACTTTCCAGTGTCCGTTGTGAACCTCGTTCAATTGACGAAGTTtcgatttgtatttgtttatgtgcCAGCTCTGGGCATTGGCGTTCGATAGAGCTCCCATTAGGGAGGGGCATTTACAATGTTAACTGCCGAGGGGTCTCTCTCCCTGAAACGGGTTTGCCAACATTCGCGTGTGCATTGCGGGAAAACGTACAgaaagaatgaaaaaaaaaaaaaaaacagaaaacagaaaactaAGCAATCGGCGCTGCCCAAAGGTTATCACAGAACAAAACACGAACGAGAATATGTTGAAaatctttttaatattataaaagtGAGAATTACGAGTATGTTTTACAAGTAGCAAATGCGTACACTTAACTTAAAGCTAGGGACGGGCGCGTGTAACTGCTTACGAGGAGGTGGAGATTGGCTTGGGATTCACTGCCTCCCAGACACCTGGGGCGGCTGCACTACGTGTCCAATAAAGAGCACCGAATCGGGTGTGCGTATGGCAAATACGAATGGATGATCCGCAACAAATTCGCGCGACTTGACAGGCAGCGACAACGGCACGAACTTGGCATCTATTTAAGAAaaaagcaagagagagagagagatggtgCATTAGGATTAGCCGCGTTTGGCAGGATTTTGGGCACACTTACAGGAAGCTGCTGCCGCCTCGGAGCCCGCCTCGTTCACATCGATGAAGGCCTTTTGCAGTATCTTGGACACACGCACCGGCTGCAACAGCATCGCATCTACCTGGGACTTGGGCGTGAACATGCGACGCAcgcccagctgctgcagcggacCCGTCATATCCAGTTCGAACTCTATGCGGAATTTGGGCAGCCGCACGGTGACCATGTCGCGGTGCAGGCGTGCCGCAATCTGATTGAGATCATGTCGCTCCAGCTGCCGTTCCAGCTGGGCCAGACCGTTCACCTGGTTGGGCAATATGATAAGCATGGAAATGGGTGTGCCGGCATAGGGCAGCTCCAGCGCGGTGGCATCCAGCTCTGGCAGCTCGGCAATGTCGAACAGATCGTCATTGTACATCATGGGCACGGTGATAGCTGCATTGTTGCCCATGCGGAACTTCTCCGCCGTGGTGTCCATTTCGGAGAACTCATTAGCCCAGCGTGCCTTGAAGTAAATGGCCGTCACCAGCAGCGCCTGCGTCTGCTCATCAATGTCGCTGGGCTGCACCAGGTCGCGTATGATGCCGCGTGTGGCATCCGAGGCCCAAGCATTTATCTTGGCCGCCGTATCACGCGATTTGCGCATGTTGACCGCTTCGGTCTCGGAGCCATAGTACTGGCTGGCGAAGGCCAAGTATCGAGGATTAAGCTCGTCGATTTCGCGATTATAGTACAGCTTATTGGCGACAATCAGCTGGGCATTCGGCAGCTGGCTCTCTGTCCGTCGCACCTGCTCAAATTCGATGGCCACATCCAGTTGTTTGTTGCCAAACTGACCTACGCGTTGCAGCTCGGCGGCAGTTTCATTGCTGGAGACGCCGTAGAGCAGGCCCAGCATGGCGTGCATCGTGGCCGGCGAATATACCACATTCTGCTGCCCGTTGCTGCGCGAGATCGGCTGAAAGAGCACAGAGCTAAAGCGTTCCCGGTAGTTGTACTGGGCCGGCGGGCGCGTGGGGCCCGCCGAGCTGGCCGGACGACCGGCTGCTTGATTGAAGCCATTCACTATTACTTCGGGACTTGCAGCTGGGGCGGACGCGGACGCGGACGCGGGTATcggctgatgctgctgctgttgttgagcAGTAGGCACTTCCGCGACATTCCGCTGAACATTCCAGGTCTGTTGACCCGTGTGCGATGCGGCGGCAATGCGCTGATCGCTCCAGGTTTCCTGAGCCAAAGGCATTACTTCACCCTGCGGACGCTGCAGATCATGCAGATCAGGTGGCCCCACATAGGAACGACTCTGTATAGAAAAGGGCAGCCTAGAGTTTATGATAACTCCCGCAAAAATGCTGCTGGAGACGGCGGGTCCGATGCAGAGGCACAGACTTAGGCTGAGGATTAGGTAGCTGCTCAGTAGAAGCAGCATGGCTGACGCTGTGAAGATTCAGAGCGGGTTAAGACTCTGCTCGGGCAGTTGCCACAATTGTTCTAAGCTTACAATATTTGCACGACATGGCTGCCAATTACTTGCGACGGATGGAAACTTGTTTAACTGCTActctttattttaatttaatttttttttttttgtaattataatattttcttgttattttgtgtaattttttcttttgcgtCGCGCTGCGGTCGTTTGGCTCCGGCCGTCTGGTGAGCAGCTCAGCTCTGGCGTAGCTTTAATACAAAACTGATCTTGGCAAAAAGTTTCGCGACTTTGAGAACCGACTACCGACTAACGACAACCGAGCACCGATGAGCTGCCGCAAGATAACCGGTCTAGAACAATGCCCCCCACACATTCCTCGCTGCTCGCTCCTCGCTCAGGCACAGTGGGTGCGTCAAGAAGAGCAGCGAGCAAAAGTTACAAGCAGAaaagacgaaaaaaaaaaaaaaaccagttgAGCAAATCTTCTGGCTGTCTCTCTGGCTTGGGTGCGCTCTCTCGATTGGAAAATCCCCGcgtatttttaaatgtaattacCTTAAGGAAAATATGCGCTACCCTGCGCGTAACCATTCGGTTTTCACAATACTCTGGCTACAGGTTTTTCAATTGCCAACGGGGCGTAGCCGTTATGAATGCAAATTCGCCACGATTTGCATTTGATGCACGTGCGGTCCTCCACGGCCAACTAACTAACCGAACTAGCTGAGTCAGCCGGAGAATGTCGAAGAATAAGAAAAACCAGCTGTATGATGCttatttttagaaattaaattcaatatcaGCTCCTCGATTTCCTGCTATTCACAAACGACGTCAAATGCCATAGCCGCCTGTTGACATTTTTATGCAGCCATTAGATATATTAGTCGACATTTATTCTCTCTGGTTACTAAATGCATTTCCTTAACCATTCATAAGAGTTCTACATAAATTGTAGCGCGAgaactaattaaatattccaaaatctAAATGGAAGATAAAACCAGGCAACGAGACCTCACACGACCCTCGTCTCGTCTCGTcgcgactcgactcgactcgaatCGAATGTTTTGCTTAATTATGTAAAAGCGAGTTATGTATGCATTTCATATCATATCAGACATatatactcacacacacacacacccacaggCAACTCTGACCTAATTGCACGGCTAAATGTGTAAACATAATTTACTCCAATTAAAGCCAATGACGTCTTCTCGGCCTAAGTGTGCAGTGCCACGCCTCTCCCCAGCACGAACCGCCTACTCTGTCAGGCACATGCCGCAGTCCGTACCGAAATTGGGGCAAGAGTTACGAGTCGGGAACTGGAGTACGTGTACACAGAACAGAGCTGATATCAGACTGAGCACCATAAAATGCaatcaataaatttgtaaaattctGGAGCTTCGGAACGGGTTGTGTTAATTACCCCAGGCACCAGGTGGAAGTAGCAGAAGAAGTACAAAGAggaaaaacattaaaaaaaaaaataaaaataaaaaaaaattgagaaaatagTAGTTAACCTGATGGTTGAAGTGCACTTGCATAGCTGGgggaaaaattgtaa
This window harbors:
- the Spn43Ab gene encoding serine protease inhibitor 42Dd — protein: MSFKAVQCLLLFLAIVGCCQAKTLSGVDAARDRNLLAADLYNAVGAERLNENIVIGTAAIQSSMALAFYGAKGQTAIELKEGMWLGIGDADQVSQRHGSFQQALTRDNNLRLANNIYINENLEFKGGFRDVAQRQFDSNIDKLDFHPPYNKRTADSINRAIATKTNNQITDILKPELLNDRTEGVIVNGVTYAAPWQKAFKPDKTQKRSFRTGNGQTVQVETMWTLQNFNYAEVSSLDAKVLELPYQNADYSMIVLLPNRKDGLRALQQSLVGKNLLSEIGDMSQHKVEVELPKFSVTFGVSLEQPFKQLGITTMFSRNGDFGNMYRMFVSHFINSVEHKAHVEVSEAGVEQPLESGVLKSFFSRTKKFEADHPFAFAIKYKDSIVFIGHIANYAYV
- the Spn43Ad gene encoding serine protease inhibitor 42Dd, whose product is MIYDNWRQLLVAVAVLLISSRARGNPAATALSSSSERFGLRLASSLGLAQPHSNVAVSPLLLQAALTLLYAGITPDSAVAAQQLRVALELQQLGSAEQAQRQFEQLLGELKQQAAGGGCHLHLLSKFYTQQRYTFSFRDEFEARAAALGIDVQRLDFGNWASAAQEINYEFLRRSNYSVGELVSVGLLESSSGSDTPFLHVSALTLRAPWAQAFDPQQTQRINFFSSGQTPKLVDAMFLQHRFRYAEMPALDARVVELPFATAGLSLLIIYPNRFQGLATLESQLQRLDLQQLRRQLTERKLSLTLPKFSLLAHTELRSMLEQLGLAKLFTPEAQLHKVFSSLLSSSAPHLTAVPHTVLLELQEAGGEAEQTFVAAFTDLFRSTLSLVINHPFFYAIGNDKTLLLAGHVVDI
- the nec gene encoding alaserpin, translated to MSCKYSSAMLLLLSSYLILSLSLCLCIGPAVSSSIFAGVIINSRLPFSIQSRSYVGPPDLHDLQRPQGEVMPLAQETWSDQRIAAASHTGQQTWNVQRNVAEVPTAQQQQQHQPIPASASASAPAASPEVIVNGFNQAAGRPASSAGPTRPPAQYNYRERFSSVLFQPISRSNGQQNVVYSPATMHAMLGLLYGVSSNETAAELQRVGQFGNKQLDVAIEFEQVRRTESQLPNAQLIVANKLYYNREIDELNPRYLAFASQYYGSETEAVNMRKSRDTAAKINAWASDATRGIIRDLVQPSDIDEQTQALLVTAIYFKARWANEFSEMDTTAEKFRMGNNAAITVPMMYNDDLFDIAELPELDATALELPYAGTPISMLIILPNQVNGLAQLERQLERHDLNQIAARLHRDMVTVRLPKFRIEFELDMTGPLQQLGVRRMFTPKSQVDAMLLQPVRVSKILQKAFIDVNEAGSEAAAASYAKFVPLSLPVKSREFVADHPFVFAIRTPDSVLFIGHVVQPPQVSGRQ